Proteins co-encoded in one Cricetulus griseus strain 17A/GY chromosome 1 unlocalized genomic scaffold, alternate assembly CriGri-PICRH-1.0 chr1_1, whole genome shotgun sequence genomic window:
- the LOC100753077 gene encoding olfactory receptor 4K15 isoform X2: MNETNYSRVTEFVLLGLSSSKELQPFLFLIFLLLYLSILLGNFLIILTVTSDSRLHTPMYFLLANLSFIDICVASFATPKMLVDFLAERKTISFEACLVQIFCVHLFAGGEMVLLVSMAYDRYVAICKPLHYTTIMSRRVCIILVIIPWCVGFIHTTSQLAFTVNLPFCGPNQVDSFFCDLPLVTKLACIDTYVVSLLIVADSGFLSMSSFLLLVVSYTVILITVRNRSSASMAKARSTLTAHITVVILFFGPCIFIYVWPFSGYSVDKVLAVFYTIFTPILNPVIYTLRNKEVKGAMSKLRSRYLKPGQVSALIRNVLIMETK; the protein is encoded by the coding sequence ATGAATGAAACAAATTACTCTCGGGTAACAGAGTTTGTGCTGCTAGGCCTGTCAAGTTCAAAGGAGCTCCAGCCTTTcctatttctaatatttttactGCTGTACTTATCAATCCTGCTGGGCAACTTCCTCATTATCCTCACAGTGACTTCAGACTCCCGACTTCACACCCCCATGTACTTTCTGCTGGCTAACTTATCTTTTATAGATATATGTGTGGCCTCTTTTGCTACACCCAAAATGCTTGTTGACTTTCTGGCTGAACGAAAAACTATATCTTTTGAAGCCTGCTTGGTTCAGATTTTCTGTGTTCATCTCTTTGCTGGTGGTGAGATGGTACTCCTTGTGTCCATGGCCTATGATCGCTATGTTGCAATATGCAAGCCTCTCCACTACACAACAATCATGAGTCGCCGTGTGTGTATTATCCTGGTCATCATCCCCTGGTGTGTGGGTTTCATTCATACAACTAGCCAGTTGGCATTTACTGTTAACTTGCCATTTTGTGGTCCTAACCAGGTGGACAGTTTTTTCTGTGATCTCCCACTAGTGACAAAGCTAGCTTGCATAGACACTTATGTTGTCAGCTTACTAATAGTTGCAGATAGTGGCTTTCTTTCCATGAGTTCATTTCTCCTCTTGGTTGTCTCCTACACTGTGATTCTCATTACAGTTAGGAATCGCTCCTCTGCTAGCATGGCCAAGGCCCGCTCCACCCTAACTGCTCACATCACTGTAGTCATACTCTTCTTTGGACCATGTATCTTCATCTATGTGTGGCCCTTTAGTGGCTATTCTGTTGACAAAGTCCTTGCTGTGTTCTATACCATCTTTACACCCATATTAAACCCAGTTATCTACACTTTGagaaacaaagaagtaaaagGAGCTATGTCAAAGTTGAGGAGTCGCTATCTGAAACCTGGACAGGTTTCTGCACTGATTAGAAATGTTCTTATTATGGAAACAAAGTAA
- the LOC100753077 gene encoding olfactory receptor 4K15 isoform X1: MNETNYSRVTEFVLLGLSSSKELQPFLFLIFLLLYLSILLGNFLIILTVTSDSRLHTPMYFLLANLSFIDICVASFATPKMLVDFLAERKTISFEACLVQIFCVHLFAGGEMVLLVSMAYDRYVAICKPLHYTTIMSRRVCIILVIIPWCVGFIHTTSQLAFTVNLPFCGPNQVDSFFCDLPLVTKLACIDTYVVSLLIVADSGFLSMSSFLLLVVSYTVILITVRNRSSASMAKARSTLTAHITVVILFFGPCIFIYVWPFSGYSVDKVLAVFYTIFTPILNPVIYTLRNKEVKGAMSKLRRWHIS; this comes from the exons ATGAATGAAACAAATTACTCTCGGGTAACAGAGTTTGTGCTGCTAGGCCTGTCAAGTTCAAAGGAGCTCCAGCCTTTcctatttctaatatttttactGCTGTACTTATCAATCCTGCTGGGCAACTTCCTCATTATCCTCACAGTGACTTCAGACTCCCGACTTCACACCCCCATGTACTTTCTGCTGGCTAACTTATCTTTTATAGATATATGTGTGGCCTCTTTTGCTACACCCAAAATGCTTGTTGACTTTCTGGCTGAACGAAAAACTATATCTTTTGAAGCCTGCTTGGTTCAGATTTTCTGTGTTCATCTCTTTGCTGGTGGTGAGATGGTACTCCTTGTGTCCATGGCCTATGATCGCTATGTTGCAATATGCAAGCCTCTCCACTACACAACAATCATGAGTCGCCGTGTGTGTATTATCCTGGTCATCATCCCCTGGTGTGTGGGTTTCATTCATACAACTAGCCAGTTGGCATTTACTGTTAACTTGCCATTTTGTGGTCCTAACCAGGTGGACAGTTTTTTCTGTGATCTCCCACTAGTGACAAAGCTAGCTTGCATAGACACTTATGTTGTCAGCTTACTAATAGTTGCAGATAGTGGCTTTCTTTCCATGAGTTCATTTCTCCTCTTGGTTGTCTCCTACACTGTGATTCTCATTACAGTTAGGAATCGCTCCTCTGCTAGCATGGCCAAGGCCCGCTCCACCCTAACTGCTCACATCACTGTAGTCATACTCTTCTTTGGACCATGTATCTTCATCTATGTGTGGCCCTTTAGTGGCTATTCTGTTGACAAAGTCCTTGCTGTGTTCTATACCATCTTTACACCCATATTAAACCCAGTTATCTACACTTTGagaaacaaagaagtaaaagGAGCTATGTCAAAGTTGAGGA gatggcatataagttag